Proteins encoded in a region of the Mycteria americana isolate JAX WOST 10 ecotype Jacksonville Zoo and Gardens chromosome 9, USCA_MyAme_1.0, whole genome shotgun sequence genome:
- the LOC142414250 gene encoding G-protein coupled receptor 39-like, which produces MAGQTSASDCSHLIDHSHVPEFEVSLWIKITLALLYVCIFVAGILGNSITIKATRILQKKGYLQKEVTDHMVSLACSDLLVILLGMPVEFFSAIWSPFSTPYGNMACKLYSFLFEACSYATVLHVATLSFERYVAICHPFRFKAVSGPCTVKLLIAFVWGTSVIVALPLLFAMGTEYPLETIEGYQGMTACVKPTPRHHFPVPKHNMTICTSLSSKWSVFQASIFSAFAVYIIVLGSVTFMCHSMMKTLMIHKEGTVAVKGGLRHQKQYLRKSESSEAKSSRRQIILFLGKSPILLCLPFPAPFPHGEETQKPPFYLTKFPQMGHVWFETGAK; this is translated from the coding sequence ATGGCAGGACAGACATCTGCTTCAGACTGTTCTCATCTCATTGACCACAGCCATGTCCCTGAGTTTGAGGTGTCTCTTTGGATCAAGATCACTTTGGCCTTACTGTATGTCTGCATCTTTGTTGCGGGCATCTTGGGCAACAGCATCACCATCAAGGCCACCAGGATCCTGCAGAAGAAAGGCTACCTGCAGAAGGAGGTCACGGACCACATGGTGAGCCTGGCTTGCTCTGACCTGCTGGTCATCCTGCTGGGCATGCCCGTGGAGTTCTTCAGTGCCATCTGGAGCCCTTTTTCCACCCCCTACGGCAACATGGCTTGCAAGCTCTACTCCTTCCTCTTTGAAGCCTGCAGTTATGCCACTGTGCTGCATGTGGCCACCCTCAGCTTTGAGAGGTATGTGGCTATCTGCCACCCCTTCAGGTTCAAGGCAGTCTCTGGACCCTGCACAGTGAAGCTGCTCATCGCCTTTGTCTGGGGTACATCTGTCATAGTGGCTCTGCCCCTGCTCTTTGCCATGGGCACAGAATATCCCCTGGAAACCATTGAGGGCTATCAAGGTATGACTGCCTGTGTCAAGCCTACACCCAGGCACCACTTCCCTGTGCCGAAGCACAATATGACCATCTGTACCAGCCTCTCCTCCAAGTGGTCTGTCTTTCAGGCCAGCATCTTCAGCGCCTTTGCTGTGTACATCATAGTGCTGGGATCTGTCACCTTCATGTGCCACAGCATGATGAAAACCCTGATGATCCACAAGGAAGGAACTGTGGCAGTGAAGGGCGGACTAAGACACCAGAAGCAGTACTTAAGAAAAAGTGAGAGCTCGGAGGCCAAGAGCTCCAGAAGACAGATCATTTTATTCCTGGGTAAGAGCCCCATCCTactctgcctccccttccctgccccctttCCACATGGGGAGGAAACCCAGAAGCCTCCATTTTATCTCACCAAGTTCCCCCAAATGGGGCATGTATGGTTTGAAACTGGTGCAAAATGA